Proteins from one Peromyscus eremicus chromosome 8a, PerEre_H2_v1, whole genome shotgun sequence genomic window:
- the Ccdc92b gene encoding coiled-coil domain containing 92B — protein MDTVSLEHQIQSVQRHISFLKKEQMALLRDLHLEILRLQKRCSELTHDLEMREVQSHQQEEASRELEKKCRALESQLEARAAANAELRREVAQREALVSALRCSLRSEERRFLEELRRRSHRATVLGTELQKHTEAAAYLSCQLHAARQRLQAPRSGAAAAEPRPRRRAQRARRPPEAAAKGSGRDWATWDDADPMPDPALFLYPRRPPRPSARGPRPLLRQELRDQDAPHPVSHQEPPDQCGPHPGPLESPDATPSALGDPE, from the exons ATGGATACCGTGTCCCTGGAGCATCAGATCCAGAGCGTGCAACGCCACATCAGCTTCCTGAAAAAGGAGCAGATGGCCCTGCTTCGAGACCTGCACCTGGAGATCCTGAGGCTGCAGAAACGCTGCTCAG AACTGACCCATGACCTGGAGATGAGAGAGGTCCAGTCTCACCAGCAAG AAGAGGCGTCCCGGGAGCTGGAGAAGAAGTGCCGCGCGCTAGAGTCGCAGCTGGAGGCGCGAGCGGCGGCCAACGCGGAGCTGCGGCGGGAGGTGGCGCAGCGGGAGGCGCTGGTGTCTGCGCTGCGCTGCAGCCTGCGCTCCGAGGAGCGCCGCTTTCTGGAGGAGCTGCGGCGCCGCAGCCACCGCGCCACCGTGCTGGGCACCGAGCTGCAGAAGCACACCGAGGCGGCCGCCTACCTCTCCTGCCAGCTGCACGCCGCGCGCCAGAGACTGCAGGCCCCGCGCTCCGGCGCCGCTGCCGCCGAGCCCCGACCCCGCCGACGCGCACAACGGGCCCGCCGACCTCCCGAGGCGGCCGCCAAGGGGTCGGGCCGGGACTGGGCGACCTGGGACGACGCCGATCCCATGCCGGACCCCGCGCTCTTCCTATACCCGCGGAGGCCGCCCCGGCCCAGTGCCCGCGGCCCGCGCCCTTTGCTACGCCAGGAGCTGCGAGACCAAGACGCCCCGCACCCCGTGTCACACCAGGAGCCCCCTGACCAATGCGGCCCGCACCCTGGGCCCTTGGAGAGCCCTGACGCCACGCCCAGCGCCCTAGGGGATCCTGAGTAG